In Haloarchaeobius litoreus, the following are encoded in one genomic region:
- a CDS encoding phosphatase PAP2 family protein gives MVRLEAASETIRMAFPNGLVDVYAGVTALGNPGLLTVLLALVYWGYRREETATVVGYAFLAFALVLFLKELFAMPRPPESVMLVAEDGYGFPSGHAIAGVVVYGGLALEFDWFEEPPKALAAGLLAVSVGLSRVVLGVHYLGDVLVGAALGVLVLALGHRLWRDRPAVGYGLGAVVAVPAVVVSDADPQTVAVLGSSLGGVWACRTIQPIPAHRERAEGAFLLAVGIVLAVVLVAVRVALETNRPAQFVVGVATVAAILGLPAFLDRADAFDVVQRVIG, from the coding sequence ATGGTTCGACTGGAGGCCGCGAGCGAGACGATTCGGATGGCGTTTCCGAACGGGCTCGTCGACGTGTACGCAGGCGTGACGGCGCTCGGCAACCCCGGCCTGCTGACGGTGCTGCTGGCGCTCGTCTACTGGGGCTACCGCCGCGAGGAGACCGCGACGGTCGTCGGGTACGCCTTTCTCGCGTTCGCGCTCGTGCTGTTCCTGAAGGAGCTCTTCGCCATGCCGCGCCCACCCGAGTCGGTCATGCTCGTCGCGGAGGACGGCTACGGCTTCCCGAGCGGTCACGCCATCGCCGGGGTCGTCGTCTACGGCGGGCTCGCACTGGAGTTCGACTGGTTCGAGGAGCCGCCGAAGGCGCTCGCAGCCGGACTGCTCGCCGTGTCGGTCGGGCTCTCGCGGGTCGTCCTCGGCGTCCACTACCTCGGCGACGTGCTCGTCGGGGCGGCGCTCGGAGTGCTCGTCCTCGCCCTCGGCCACCGGCTCTGGCGCGACCGGCCCGCGGTCGGCTACGGGCTCGGGGCGGTCGTCGCCGTGCCGGCCGTCGTCGTCTCCGACGCGGACCCACAGACGGTCGCCGTGCTCGGCTCCTCCCTCGGCGGCGTCTGGGCCTGCCGGACGATACAGCCCATTCCGGCCCACCGCGAGCGTGCCGAGGGGGCGTTCCTGCTCGCCGTCGGTATCGTCCTGGCGGTCGTCCTGGTCGCCGTGCGAGTCGCGCTGGAGACCAACCGTCCCGCGCAGTTCGTCGTCGGGGTGGCGACGGTCGCGGCCATCCTCGGGCTCCCCGCGTTCCTCGACCGTGCCGACGCGTTCGACGTCGTTCAGCGCGTCATCGGCTGA
- a CDS encoding DUF6789 family protein: MASSHSGAEEDNDQFDRTAERDDELRAAMGAVAGGIVGTTVMTGVLLAVNAIYAPEISVFATLAELAGVGADNVALGMAMFLGAGALAWPLTFATLGAYLPGATRAQQGVVFALVLWTGFVVAFGTMYSGIDLAVFVVTSIATHVAYGYLLGFVAGRLTGNRETPDVAV; encoded by the coding sequence ATGGCAAGCAGTCACTCGGGTGCAGAAGAGGATAACGACCAGTTCGACCGAACGGCCGAACGGGACGACGAGCTCCGGGCCGCGATGGGCGCGGTCGCCGGCGGCATCGTCGGCACGACCGTCATGACGGGCGTGCTGCTCGCGGTGAACGCGATCTACGCGCCGGAGATCAGCGTGTTCGCGACGCTCGCCGAACTGGCCGGTGTCGGTGCGGACAACGTCGCCCTCGGGATGGCGATGTTCCTCGGTGCCGGCGCGCTCGCGTGGCCGCTCACGTTCGCGACGCTCGGTGCGTACCTGCCGGGTGCGACCCGTGCCCAACAGGGCGTCGTCTTCGCGCTCGTGCTCTGGACCGGCTTCGTCGTCGCCTTCGGGACCATGTACTCGGGGATAGACCTCGCGGTGTTCGTCGTCACGTCCATCGCCACCCACGTCGCCTACGGCTACCTGCTCGGGTTCGTCGCCGGCCGGCTGACCGGCAACCGCGAGACGCCCGACGTCGCCGTCTGA